DNA from Rosa rugosa chromosome 6, drRosRugo1.1, whole genome shotgun sequence:
GAGTTGGAACCAAATTAAGCACATTGGTGTTAGGGAATTCTTGTACTTATACTTCCGATGATTATGTTCTCACATTGGTATTTACTTCCACACTTCCAGGTTTGTGTTGAGAATCTCTGCACTAAACAAATGGAGAATGAGGTTGAGGTTCGAGGGCCTCCTGTTTCAAAATCATTTGATGATCAAGGAAATCCTACAAAGGTGATACTCTttttatcttatttatttaCTAATGTCATTGCTCGTGCATGCTAATGGCACATTGGAATTCTCTATACTCATGAAGTGTTATATGATAATAGATTTGTAAATATTGAACATGTTATTTCATGTCAGGCTGCCGAGGGTTTCTGCCGGAGATACTCTGTACCATTGAACTCATTATATCGAAAGACTGATGGTGAGTATTGGTAGATGAACGCATGAAATACCTACATATGTTTTCAAGCTGTTATATAACTGACAAATTAATTTTTGTAACTACATTCTAGATGTCCATTCTTCACTAGGACTTTGTTATCTACTTTGCAGGGAAAACAGAATATATTTATGCTCGTGTCATAGAGTCTGCTCGACTTGCTTTGGAGGTTGGACTTCTCATCTTTTCCTTTTACTAGCAGTATTGCCGAACTTAGATTTCAAATTTCAtgtactttttgtttttgttttgtaatttcAGTGATAATTTGTACTTGTGTTGTACTAGATGAACTCAACAATGCCCATGTTCTGTTTGTTGCTTATTTAAGTCAGAATCGAAATTGATTATCTATATATTTATATCATTTGTACCTTGATTCTATAAACTATTTGCATCTGATGACAAAGATGAAATAAAAAGCAGCCAGAGTTGGTCATTTTTCTGTCATTTATGTTGAACTGGATATAACTGGTTTTTATTTGCATAGGAATCATGCTAAAGCATAGTTCCAAGCATTTTTGCGTATCTTTCTCTTGTATATTAGTCTTACGAATTTGAGTTAAAGACTGGATTCGCCTCTGTGCGGTGGACCTTTAGTTCACTGTGCTCATATTGTTCCCTGCATATAGAAAATTTTGTACACAGTTCTTACAGaattattttctattttcttttcattaggTGTTGTCTGAGGATTTGCCCAATGCGATTGCTAGAATATCATTTCCAAAATCAATGCGCTGGAACTCTCAGGTATGCTAAATTTGTGCTGAATTGATGTGGACTCTTGATATTGGTCTGGATGAGACGGAAAACTAGCCTGACCACCATGCTTCTTTGCCACCGATATCGTTATGTGTTCATTTATTTATCTATTGTACTATCAAAGTGGCTTTTTTCTGGGCATTCTCCTTTTCCAAAGAGCTCTCTTCCAGCATTAAGAAACATTTTATATCAGCGTACATTTTTTACCACATTTTAACCACATGATGTGCCAGTTGATGTGGGATTTAATCATTGCACAGTGCTAAACAGACCACATGATGTTAGACCGCTCTTTAAATGGCACATCATGTGGTTTAAATGTGGTACAAGAAAATGTGGTCTGTTAAGCATTATTCTTATTTAAATCTTCAATTTCTGATATCAGCACTTATAAGAGGAGCATGCTAATATGTATGGGAGTTCCCTTTAGCTGATGTGTTATTTGTGTGCTTCTTGTTATTATCTAGGTTTTGTTTAGCAGACCTATTCGTTGGATTTTAGCACTCCATGGAGATGTAGTTGTGCCCTTTACTTTTGCTCAAGTTTTAAGGTAATCAGGCTGATGGCTGGACTCGTTTTGGATTACATTATTTTGCAACAGTATCACATGAAATGCATTCATAAAAGGTGGATATTATCTTATAGCTAAGAAATTATGAAGTTGAACTAAGAAATTTAGCACAAGGCTTGAACTATCCTATAGCTATAGGGAATGGGAGTCCTGAACTCCTTTGCTGTTCTTTACCCATTGACATTATTTCTGCTTCTAAAATTCTACTCACTCCTCGTGGTAGTAGCCTGGTACTGACATGATTAACAATGTTCTTGTCAACTGCACTTCCTGTCATAACTTGAATGAACATTCTATTTCTTGACCTTGTCCTTCCATGTTTAGCTGAAGGACTAATAAAACACGTGCTTTTGATCTCAGATAATACTTTACAGCCACTGACACGGGCTGTTAGGCAAGTAGGATAGTATTATATTGAACTATTCTTGTGTACGTGTTTTGGTTGCCCCAAAGTCGTGCTGAACTGTTAAGCTTGTATGGGGATGGATGTCTAATCGTAGTCAGCCCTTAAAAAATGTGGAGATGACAGAGTGCCAGCCTGAAGTTTTAGTGTGGTCTCGCAACTGTCAAGCTGGGTCCCAAATGggaatttaatataatttcatGTCATTGTAAACTGATGGCATAATTCTGTGCGGTATAGCACTTTATTTTGATGCGTCTCCTGTCAGGAGAGTATATTTTGTTCAACGTAAATCCTGTTTAATGTAAATCAGTGTATTGTTTTCTTATGTTAGTATATTCATTTTACTGATAAAATAGTTGGCAAATGTGAATTTCTCATATTTGTACCATTGTGATTTTTCTTTATATAACAGCACTTTActtattgggtttttttttattttttctttttaaacttTTCTGGATGCAGTGGAAACCTGTCTTATGGTCTTCGTAACACTCCTTCCGCTACTGTCACGGTATATGGTGAACTTAGAATATCTATCATGTCccattttcatcatcatcttcattgtCTTTATTCTCAAAGTTGATTGTTGTCTGATTTGCGTTAGTATGACACATGCATATAAATTTTGATCACAATCTTTTCTCCACCTTTAGAAAGATTGATCTAACAGGGTATTTTAGTTTGGGGTATAGTTTATTCGTCCAAATTATTATGGCGCTAAAATCCTTGTAAGAGGAACAAACAAATGACACAATTTCATGAAAATGACTTACTTTGGGATGCATAAGAAGAGCTCATATGTGATATCTCTtcgtttttccttttcttttgctctCTAATTCTCCCGATTTTTCTTATATTCCCTaaaatttcattattttgaaTGTTTTTGGAAGCTTAACACCCCCCACCACACACACATCTCTTGGGCCTTTGCAAAAACATTATTAAGCTTTTCACTTTAGCTAACCTTTTCATTCGTAGGCCATCATTTAAGATAGGCCAATCCGTGGCAATCAACAGTGAATTTCTTTTCCTGTTCGGTTTCCTGGCTGATGATGCTCTATATATTCTTGTGGTTCATTGTCTCTCAGCATTGCACATTGTTCTTGGTATTGCTCTAAGGGCATTGTATTATAGTAATGTATAAACAACGTGAATCTGAAATTCTACCTTTGGGCTTGCAAATGCTAATGTGTTACTCTGCTTAATATTTTCTATGTCTAAGAGGATAGAGTTTATGTACTTATAACTCCAGAAAGTTTCACAGGTTGAAACTGCGGAATCTTATGCTGGTGTAATGAGGAATGCGGGGATCAATATTGAAATGGAGGTATCATATATTAACTTTGCACCTTTTTCTTGTCTGGAAGAGCTCTGTCTCATGCACATAGGGATTACTGGATTAGACAGAGTATTAATAGTGGGAGCTTGTACTTTACTTACAGGAACGTAAGAAAAAAGTAATGGAGTGTTCTAATACATTAGCCAGAAGTGTAAATGGACAAGCATTTATTCCAGAGGGCTTGCTTAATGAGGTTGGTAAATGGTTGTCTTTGGTTGGTAGAGGTAAGCATGTTATCTAAATCTGCCAACATAAATTGTAGGTTGTAAATCTTGTTGAGGCACCTGTTCCAGTCCTTGGGGAGTTTAAAAGGTCCTTCTTAGAGCTTCCTAGTGATCTTCTGACTATGGTGAGCTGTTTAAATTCTATGGAGTATTTGTTAGTGTCTTTTCACCTGATAGCTGCATGCATGCATTCTGCATCTTGATGtatttgatttttgtttgtttcagATGTATTACTAATCTTCTCttataaaaatattaaaataataataatcataataaaAGGGGAAGGAGAAGTCCTTTTCTGGCATCTTTTGGTAAACACTGTTGTGCATAATTTGGTATAGAGATTGTGTGTTTTATTATAGTTAGCAATATCCCCCACAGGCTGTTTGATTCCAGAAACAAGTTTTATGTAGTTGTTTGTTCTGGTGTAGTTTGGGGAAGAAAAGTACAGTCATATAGTGTTTAGTTGGCTTTACTATATAAGACAAAAATTCATGAAATGGTTTGGCTCTAGCTTGCTTGTGTTGAGAGTGGACTAAAAGGAATACAGGATCAGCCTTATCACGTAAATTGGTAGAACTGAGTAGTAGCATGTTTTTTTAGAAGACATTGCTCATTCCACTCTCATGTGAGAAGGAATCGGCACTTCTCTTTTGTGTGACTATCTCAGGAttgagctatatatatatatatatatatatatatatatatatatatatatatatatatatatatatatatatatgtttatttaACAGCTAATATTTTTGACCACTTTCTAACTTAATCAGTCTTCTTCTCATTTGTCAGTCCTTTGTGTCTTTTGGCCTTCCAGACTATATTGCTCTTTTGTTGCCTGTTAATCAAAGGTTGAAATATTCTTTAACTGGCAAGTACTCCATTAGTAACATCATgctttactacgtcaccaattTTAATAAACAATAGTGTCGTCTAAGGTTGTCACAGCTGAGTAACTCTGGACACCACATGTTGATGCCCAAAGTTTTGTTGTTGGACAAGAACAATGAATATCTGCACTTGCCCTTACATATTTTAGCTTGGAGCATAACCCAGTTTAATTGCTCAAAACTGTATGTGAAGCTTTGCAAACGATGGGGAATTTTTCATTAGGATGCTTGTCATTGAGAAGTCTTTCCAAGCAAAGGTAGAATTGGCTAGAAATGAATGCTAGCCTCAAGGTTCTGGTTTAATTAAATACTTGGCTGTGGAAACATGTCTAAGTTCTTCTGCAATTCTTTGGCTTGATTGAATAACACAGTTGATATTTTTCCAATATCTAAATAGCGACAGTGATGTAAAGTTTAATTTGTCTGTGCACAATGGTTGTATAGATTTTTGCTTTTGTCTTTGTAAATATTTTGATTCTGTTAACTGTTATAAGCGATCCTGCAGGTTATGCAGAAGCATCAGAAGTACTTTTCTGTGAGGGATGAGAATGGAGGGCTGTTGCCTTACTTCATTGCTGTGAGACATGCTTTCAGTCATATATGTGTTGTGAATTGTTACGTAATTTGTTGATTTCTTTGGCTGGTATTTATAATTTCGTTGGTGACATGGGGGGTTTGTCTTTTAGGTGGCAAATGGGGCAATTGACGAGATGGTGGTTAGAAAAGGAAATGAAGCTGTATTGAGGTAAAGCATGGACCTTGCTAATTTTACGATCTTGGGTCGTTGTCTGCTGGATTTgcatggtgtttttttttccctattaGCAGTGAAAAGTAAATGTACAAAAAAACAGAAAGGTAAATTGAAAAACTTTATTCAATCAACAAGAATTTTCGGTATTCCAGGGAAGCTTTCCTGGCTTCAAATGTTTATTGATTTGGATCTGGGATCGTGTACCTCTGTTCCCAACAgaaaaaaaggaggaggaaCAAGAATTTTCAGTATTTGTTTTCGTTGAAATACCCCTTCAAGTGTAGATCACTTTCTCATTGATAGACCGAATTAAAGTTCTATTGGAAAACCATTCTTTATTTTAAAACTCAGTAAAAGTTCAATAGCCTACAAGATAATTTGTTAgctaaaccaaaacaaaaaattactaAAATCATATGCAAAGGTATTGTGGAACATTTCAAAATCCAGAATGCGATTTCCTTTCTTCTATTCTTAAACCTAAGAATGAACTGTTCTTTTTCGGTAAATCTATTGGGCTACTGGTAAGCTGTCTGGAAAAAGAACAGAAATGTGAAAAGGTATTCTGGTAGAGAATCCTATGTGTTTGAGAGAGTGCTGAATCGTCACTTCTATTTCCTCCTTTCCTGTATTAAAGTATTATGTGGCCACATTACCTTGCAATAGGAGGGGATTTCTGGCTAGACTCCAGGTTCCCTATTGAATTCAAGTTCTATGATTCTTTTACTAAGCTTGAAAAGTTGAGTGAGCATTTCATTATTCATGCAGAGCTCGCTATGAAGATGCTAAATTTTTCTATGAGATGGATACACGGAAAAGGTTTTCAGAATTTAGAAGTCAACTGAGAGGGATTCTTTTCCATGTAAGTCCTTTTATTGAACTCAATGGTGAACAGACCACAATTTCCCACATTTAAACATGATATGGCAGTTGATCTATGTGGTGTCCCTAGCATTGTCTGATGTAAATGCCACATCAACTGCCACACCATGTGGTTTAAGTATGGTACAAAGAATCTGTTGTCTAGTTAGCATTATTCTTTGTATTGTTTAAGAAGTGATTATTTTACCTTGTATACGTCTTTGAACTAAGAATAAGACAGTTCCCAACTTTACTGTTAGCGCAATGTAGAAAAATGAGTTAATTTGTTGAATCTCTTGGTAGCTCTTTTATTTTGACATGTGAAACGATATAGGAGAAGTTAGGAACAATGCTGGAGAAGGTGCTGCGTCTTGAGAAAATGGTTGACAAACTGACTTTGGCCCTTGGAATGGATGACAGTACGAATAAAATTGTCCAGCATGCTGCATCCCTTGCTATGTCAGATCTTGCTACAGCAGTTGTCACAGAATTTACGTCTCTTTCAGGAGTAATGGCTCGTCATTATGCTCTAAGAGATGGCCATTCAGAGCAGGTTTGTTTCCACTCTGGGTAGTTATTTTTGTTCCGTGTGTGCCTATACTCAGTCTCTTGTAGGACTTTGGATGATAGTAAACTCAACTTGAGTTCTTCCTCAGAATTAACCATTCTCTTTTCTCTACTTTTGCTCGGTATGGCAGGTTGCAGAGGCTTTATTTGAGATTACACTTCCTAGATTTTCTGGAGATATACTTCCTAAAACTGATGCAGGCATAGTTCTGTCAGTAGCCGACAGGTGATACTGATAACCATTATTAGTTTTGGCTGGGATTATAACTATAACTGTGGGGACATTTAAAAGCAGTGTATATTTGGCATTGTTTCACAATTCCATTTCTTTCTGGTGTTTTGAAAATATCTGGAGAAGAAATATTGAAGGGGTGAAAGTCGTGAGATACATCCCCCTCCCACCTGAAACATGATGACTAGCTGATTTCtcgagaaaattttcaaaacaaaacccaaatacAGATTATTATTGTTTTCCTCCCTCATTTATGCCTGAAATATTTTGCCTTTGCAATGTTTTATCCCACCTATCCTTTCAGGTTATTTTGCATAAGCTTGCATGTCTTACTCTACTTATTGCAAAATTCTAAAATGTGATGTTTCTTCCAGATTAGATAGCCTTGTCGGTTTATTTGCTGCTGGTTGTCAGCCCAGTTCTACTAATGACCCATTTGGCCTGCGACGAATCTCTTATGGTCTTGTAAGTTCTGTGATGATTGTGACACTTTGAGGCTCAGGCACTGCTAGCTAAGCTTAAATAATTGAAATTTGTTCCCTCCAGGTCCAGGTGTTGGTGGAAAAAGATAAGTATCTGGATTTACAACAAGCTTTGGAACTTGCAGCAGATGTGCAACCCATGAAAGTAGATGCCCCTACTGTAAAAGATGTATGAAAACAAGTCCCTTTTCTAGATTCTATATATAGTGCATTAATgcctcatattttttttttttttgaccttaTTCACCACTTCAATCAAAATATTATATTCACATGAAATTTTAAAAAGAAGCCATTATGAAGAGAGGTCCCCTTGTGTTATAACCTACCCGATGATGCAGAGAGGGTTCTTATGATTAAACTTGCCATCTAAAACTAATTATACGTTTGAGTTGGTGGTACctttcttttactcatttttttttcattcatcaTACTTCCAATAATAATATAatctcctcttttcttttttttttcttttttttttaaatttctcttgCTGTGTGCAAAACCCAAAACTGCACTTTCCACTTATTTGTGCCTACACTgcctctctttttctttgttgttgttattgtaCATTCCACTTATATGATGCGTATTTTTCCTTGTCTAGGCACATCAATTCATTACTCGGAGATTAGAACAATATCTGGTATGTATAACATTTATTGGAGTTTATCATGTGACCACTCTTTGTTGTGTTTCCGACTATTTTgttctatttattttttttctgagtATTATGTATACGAGGGTTTTAGTTATAGAGAGGAAGGATATTGAGAGCTGTTAGTTTGTTCATCCGAAAAACGTGTTATTTCCTTATTTTTCTTTCCAGtagtttattcatttattttgaattgatgaCACTATTTGCTTGCTTGTACGTCTAGGATAGGAAGCTTAGGGTTAGTAACTCCCAAACCCCAGTGTGCAAAAACTTTGAACTTTTGTCATGGTTCTCATGGATATCTTCAGGGTTTTTTTTGGCATTGGGTAGCTGTGAAGATCTGCCACTATTCTTAACTTGTTGAACAGAAATAGAAATTTTTTGGCCTTTTGGTTTTTATTCATAGATTGGGATTGTGGGTTTCATATAGTATCCTCAGATACATTCTGTTTACAGGTTGATAAGGGAATAAGTTCAGAAGTGGTTCGATCAGTCCTTGCAGAGCGTGCAAACTTACCTTGTCTAGCAGCAAGGACTGCTTCTAAAGTAAGTTGCTTTATTTACCTCTGCTGATCCTGCTCTGAAGCAGTATGACAGTATGTCAACAGTTTGAGATCATGTCTCTTTTTTATTAATTGTAGATGGAAGCCTTGTCGAAAGGCGAGCTTTTGCCAAAGGTTCTTGAAGCATATTCTCGTCCTACGAGAATTGTCCGAGGAAAGGATGTGGACCCTCATATTGAggtactctttttctcttttaataTTTCTGTCTTTTAAGGTGGTCTGCAAGGAGCCCAAGGTTTCAACATGGTGAACATAGTTTTTGTCTCATTCTTTTCATTTGATGACCCTGAAAGGATAGGAGTTTGCAGTTTCAGCTTGAAACTTGAACATGAATTGGGGTCTTGGGGTGTTTCACTTTGTTCGGAATAttgattcttttattttgtgtggAATCAACAGAAATGATTGTTGCAATATTATTGAACTTATTTATCAaaggtacacacacacacaaggaATTATTTTAACTGTTTTATCCTGCCATATATATGCTGTTTTAACTTGTTTAACTTATTTCAACAGGTATGATTGTTGAAATATAATTTCACTTATTTACCATAATTTATGTGTTGTATCAGTATCCATATCCATGTCCTTACATCATAGTGTTTTCTGGTTGGTGAACCACTATTAGACCACATGATGTGGTAGTTAAATATTGGTTAAATTCATTGGTATTTTAACATTATCAAATGTTTGCTGCCACATCAATTACCATATCATTTGGTGTAAATATAGTACACCAAATTGTGGTATTTCTTTATTGCATGCTTTTGTCTTGCTTGGAAGGCTTTGAATTTATTAAAACCAATTCAATGGCACATTTTCATATTTATGTGAATTCCTCCGAAGCTTATATAGTTGCaatggattaaaaaaaaaaaaaataggtggATGAGGCAGCCTTTGAGACAGACGAAGAGAGAGCTCTATGGATTTCATTCTTGTCGGTTAAAAACAAAATATGCCATGGTACTTTTTCCTATCTCCAATAGTTTTCAAATGAGTTTTACAGATGATTTTGACTTTGACAGCATATTAACTAACCAACCCTGAATATGTTTTTGTCTTCAAGGTATTGAGGTTGACGAGTTTGTCAAAATATCAGCACAGCTAGTACAACCACTTGACGATTTCTTTAATCATGTGTTTGTTATGGTGGTATGGTTCCTTTGCTTATTTTATCACTTTTATCTTCACAGCTAGCATCTAAAATAGTAAGAACAGTAGTTGCCAAATACTCTGTTTCACAATGATGATATATTGTAGTTCTGTTGAGTCTGTCATTCAACTCTCCGTCATAATGGTGTACTTAATTTCTGAAAGAGAATAATTTGAACCTCAAGGACCATATAATTAAACCTGAAAAGAATTCCCTAACAAAATTATGCTTGCATAAAGGGCCCTTGCTCAGTCGCATAGAGCAACAGAACAAGTCTTCTGTTGTCAATCACTTTTGTATGGGTTAAGACTGGAGTTTAGACTCCTTAGAGGCTTGGGCTGTCACAACATATGAGCCTACATTTGATATTAGTTAACTGCTAATTATTCACCAATGGAGTTGAGGGAAAACGGAATGCCAATTTTTCTCTTATGCATGTGCAGGAAGATGAAAGAATTCGAAAGAACAGACTTGCTTTGCTGAAGAATATTGCTGACCTTCCAAGAGGAGTAGCAGACCTATCAATGTTGCCCGGATTTTGAATCGTCCgttacaacttttttttttttttgcccaaaGGAAAAAGTAACTTACAAATCAGAACCCCCACCCCAGTTCTTGCTTAGTTCTTCATAGTAAAGGAATATCAATTTTTGCAATAGAGAAATATGTGGAGGAAGAACCAAGAAAAGGTACTACAGCTTACTAGCTTGTTATGTTAGGATCAAGAAATTAAAGAGTGGGTGGTTGTCATGCAAGTCCATTTTTGCAGTTGTGGACAACAAACTCTCCTTTACGTAAGAACTAGTAACTCAAGTTATGTAAGTTACTGACTTGTGTTTTAGAAACAGAGGGGAAGAAAGTTCTGGGAGTTACCTACATAGTATagtacagagagaaaaggagagaatACTCAGAATAGGGTGTAATTGTATTTACaatattttatgattttatcaTTCAGCGGTTTGAAAAGTATGTTATTACAACAAAGTTGTCAAAAATTGGAAATAATTCTCCTAGTCCTAACCAGGAAAACCTCTGTTAGTTACCCGTGATCTCTGGGTCTATGTGAAAAACACATCAAACCAGACTTAAAAGTATTGATTTTCCTCGGATCTAGATAGACTGAAGCACTTTATACATGCTAAGAGGATGTTTATGCTTTTGTTCAATTTAAATTCCCAACAATAGACTATAATTTCTTTGAATGCAAATCCATGTAACTTAAAATCCACTACTTTCCAAATATGGATTTCTTTCAAGTGAAGTGATATGATGCAGTGTAGCTTTCTTGTCAGTCAGACTGTCGATGACAGTAAGTAGCTGTGGGACTGTATGAAGCGGACATGGTCTAAATTGGAAAGGTTTCCTTTTTTTTCGTTCACTATAAGCAAATTTGTTTAGTATTTTGGTTAATCGAAGTGGTGCAGAGGAGTTGGAAATTAAGTTGGGATTAGATTAGGTCGGGATACACTCCCTGCGGTGCagaataattttctttttacaaAATTTTATCCTAAAGTTGAATTTCCATTGGATTTCAAGTTCTTCTGAAAAATGTGTTAGGAGTGGAGCATAGTTGGTTCACGTGGTCATATAATTAAGAAAATGACAACTTATCCATATAATAGAGAGGGAGAAAGAAAACGACAATGACGACTACAACGTTATTCACTAATTCACCTCCACTATAGTCTATAGACTAAAAATTTGCCAATCGTGGCCAATAATGCAAATTTGAGCCACTGACATGAAAGACTGAGATGTCACGTTGTTGCAACTTGTTCATTCTAGATAAGCTCTAGACCTTTCCACCAATGCGCACAAAAACCCCTACCAAAATTATCTTATATATAGTTTAGGTTTATTCATgcgaaagaaaaataaaaaaggaatatATCGACCAACATGACATTGATGTTCAAGGAATTAGAGGTTACAGAAAAGTTTAAGGTGATTCTCGTTCGTAGACTATAAAACAAGCATCCTTATGAGCGACATTGTCTTCTCTTGGCTAAAAAATAATATCTCTTGTGCATGGTGTATTAGATATCAATGGAGGAAGCATCCCGGTTTCTCAATCTTTGATGCTAATTTTTCGATCATTTTTTTAGACATGGAGCTCCTCTACTCTAATCTGATCCAACAGTTTCAACTTGGTTATCTTGATgacttttttttggtcttttgatGCTAATTTTTCAATCATTGTCCTTTTTGTATTTTATATATCATTCTTTCGGTATCTTAATCCTTTGATGCTAGTTATTGGATCATTATTCTCCCCTAAAGTCTAAACCCTAGGAAATAataaaattttgacaaaaaaagagagaataaTAAAGTTAGTAAAATGGTTCTTATATGTCATTGGCTCAATTTTCTTGATGAGCTAAGTTCTCTTCGTCTTTGGACCAAGTATTTAAATTAGACTCTCaggccacgtttggttcgcggaaaggaaGTATCAGGAAATGAAACATGTTCCTTTCttgcgtttgggatgcaaaaggaaaggaaatcgtTTCTTGAatgaagggaaaataagggggaaagtggttccttccaaaTCTCAAAGGAGTCATTTTCCCCTCTTATTTCATtgtatttattactcacaacatattattttattacattattgacaaatttttaacaactttcctgataactttccttacgttaccaaacatcggaatggaaagttgttaggaaatttcatttcccttcccatgggaaagacaaaaaaattactttcatt
Protein-coding regions in this window:
- the LOC133714598 gene encoding glycine--tRNA ligase, chloroplastic/mitochondrial 2 isoform X1, giving the protein MAILALPLVISALKPHASRLYLLRRAASTSRLRNPLNYYHRHFTKTAVSAISTTSAVPHQSSTDPLIEPSKASALTFQQAIQRLQEYWASVGCAIMQCSNTEVGAGTMNPLTFLRVLGPEPWNVAYAEPSIRPDDSRYGENPNRLQRHTQFQVILKPDPGNSQDLFIRSLSALGIDVRSHDIRFVEDNWESPVLGAWGLGWEIWMDGMEITQFTYFQQAGSLQLSPVSVEITYGLERILMLLQGVDHFKKIQYADGITYGELFLENEKEMSAYYLEHAGVNHIQKQFDLSEEEARSLLASGLAIPAYDQLLKTSHAFNILDSRGFVGVTERARYFGRMRSLARQCAQLWLKTRESLGYPLGVVSETANLVCPKELVEAAVKKVHDTARSFVLEIGIEEMPPQDIVDASQQLKDLIVQLLAKQRLGHGEVQAFGTPRRLVVCVENLCTKQMENEVEVRGPPVSKSFDDQGNPTKAAEGFCRRYSVPLNSLYRKTDGKTEYIYARVIESARLALEVLSEDLPNAIARISFPKSMRWNSQVLFSRPIRWILALHGDVVVPFTFAQVLSGNLSYGLRNTPSATVTVETAESYAGVMRNAGINIEMEERKKKVMECSNTLARSVNGQAFIPEGLLNEVVNLVEAPVPVLGEFKRSFLELPSDLLTMVMQKHQKYFSVRDENGGLLPYFIAVANGAIDEMVVRKGNEAVLRARYEDAKFFYEMDTRKRFSEFRSQLRGILFHEKLGTMLEKVLRLEKMVDKLTLALGMDDSTNKIVQHAASLAMSDLATAVVTEFTSLSGVMARHYALRDGHSEQVAEALFEITLPRFSGDILPKTDAGIVLSVADRLDSLVGLFAAGCQPSSTNDPFGLRRISYGLVQVLVEKDKYLDLQQALELAADVQPMKVDAPTVKDAHQFITRRLEQYLVDKGISSEVVRSVLAERANLPCLAARTASKMEALSKGELLPKVLEAYSRPTRIVRGKDVDPHIEVDEAAFETDEERALWISFLSVKNKICHGIEVDEFVKISAQLVQPLDDFFNHVFVMVEDERIRKNRLALLKNIADLPRGVADLSMLPGF
- the LOC133714598 gene encoding glycine--tRNA ligase, chloroplastic/mitochondrial 2 isoform X2; its protein translation is MDGMEITQFTYFQQAGSLQLSPVSVEITYGLERILMLLQGVDHFKKIQYADGITYGELFLENEKEMSAYYLEHAGVNHIQKQFDLSEEEARSLLASGLAIPAYDQLLKTSHAFNILDSRGFVGVTERARYFGRMRSLARQCAQLWLKTRESLGYPLGVVSETANLVCPKELVEAAVKKVHDTARSFVLEIGIEEMPPQDIVDASQQLKDLIVQLLAKQRLGHGEVQAFGTPRRLVVCVENLCTKQMENEVEVRGPPVSKSFDDQGNPTKAAEGFCRRYSVPLNSLYRKTDGKTEYIYARVIESARLALEVLSEDLPNAIARISFPKSMRWNSQVLFSRPIRWILALHGDVVVPFTFAQVLSGNLSYGLRNTPSATVTVETAESYAGVMRNAGINIEMEERKKKVMECSNTLARSVNGQAFIPEGLLNEVVNLVEAPVPVLGEFKRSFLELPSDLLTMVMQKHQKYFSVRDENGGLLPYFIAVANGAIDEMVVRKGNEAVLRARYEDAKFFYEMDTRKRFSEFRSQLRGILFHEKLGTMLEKVLRLEKMVDKLTLALGMDDSTNKIVQHAASLAMSDLATAVVTEFTSLSGVMARHYALRDGHSEQVAEALFEITLPRFSGDILPKTDAGIVLSVADRLDSLVGLFAAGCQPSSTNDPFGLRRISYGLVQVLVEKDKYLDLQQALELAADVQPMKVDAPTVKDAHQFITRRLEQYLVDKGISSEVVRSVLAERANLPCLAARTASKMEALSKGELLPKVLEAYSRPTRIVRGKDVDPHIEVDEAAFETDEERALWISFLSVKNKICHGIEVDEFVKISAQLVQPLDDFFNHVFVMVEDERIRKNRLALLKNIADLPRGVADLSMLPGF